From the genome of Hallerella porci:
GTATTCAGGAGGCATATGTTTCATCTTCTCTTCCTGTTCTTCTTGAATTTGTTCCATCATTTCCTCAAAATGCGGACATTCTTCATTAACTATTTGTTCCATTTCTTTTTCATTCATTTTTCTAGCCTCTTCTTTATTTTATAGCAATCCCATCATAAAAGAAATCAACGACATATTTGTCAAATGAATCTAATGTATTTATTTGACAAATTCGTTCTTTTCCAATACTAATAAATTGTTCAATCACTTTTTTGCTTGTTAATTCTTTATCTTCAAAATTTATCAAACCCGCATTATGAATTTTTCTTGAAATCATTCTTGGCAATCCAAATTCTTCCATTTGTAAAACAACTGGTGGCAAGAATACAGTTTTCATTTTGGCAATGAACGGGCTAATATCCACTCCGGAATCGAGAATACTTTTTTGAAGATGGTTAAACAGTGTAAAGAATTGAACAAAATTATAAGTAACTTTCTTTTCTAATTCAAAGAAATTGTCAATACTAAAATCATATTCACTTAGCATATCCAAAATTTCTGGAATCGTTTTTGTCCAATTCCAGGGTAAAATTTCAATAAACGCAGCAACCTTTTCAACTGCGTCCCTGTCACCGATACTATGCATTAAATACAAAATGTTTTTTAAACAAAAGTCCCACTCACTAGGATTATCTGAATTCAAATAACCTAACCCATTCCATTTAGTAGGCTTGTCCTTTAAATCCGTAATTATATACTTAACAGATTTCTTTTTGACATCGGAAAAATAGAAATCATCTTTTACAGATGAAAACGACTCCTGTCCAATTTCACTTTCTATTTCTCGTTGAATTAATGTTGCATCTTCAATCTCTTCTGCAGAGAATTTAGAAGAATCAAGCAAAGCAGGATCAAATATTGAGTCTTGTGGAAGTTTTAACGAAAGTTGAACCGATTCTTCCTCTGGAGTTTTATCTAACAAGAAAACATTTCCCACAAAATGTTTGAACATACGGCCACTACGACCCATAATATTTTTATAGGTAAAAAAATTTAAATTTCGCGATCCTATTTTGTTTTTCCATATTATAACATTTTTCGCTTCCGTATTAACACCTTCTATAATAGAAGATGTTGAAATCAAGTCGTTTAAGCCATTTGTTCTCTCCTCAAACAACTTTATCTGAATTTGCGCTAATGATCTATGCAAACGACCATTATGCATTCCTATACCTCTTTTAGCCAAATCTGACAAATACCAAATAGGTTGATAATTATCGGACAACCACTTAGAAAAGGAATCCAATAATTCACTTGAATTACGATTTATCCCGCTGCTCAGATACGAATCCTTTAATTTTCCGATTTCAGTAAAAGTTCCTGCATAGACAAGAGTTTTTCCAGGATTTTCTTTTAAAATATCAAATAAAAATTTGGCCTTCTGATCAGGAGCAACATTTATTTGTGGATAATAATTTTTCGAGTTTAGGTATACTGTATTAAAATCAGTATAATAAAAAGACATGCCCTGAGTAAATGGATTATCTTCTAAACAGGAAATGTTTGGAGCAAGGAAATACCTTTGATTTGCCTTATTGGAAAATTGAAGCAGGCATTTTATTAACGAAGGTGCTCTATCTGGATCAAATTGAACACTCGCTTTATAAAATTCATCGATTATAAAAATATCAATATCTTGAATTACATTCTTAAAGGTCAAGGCTCGTTCTGGAGGAAATATAAATATGTTTTTCTCGCCAATATCAGAATCCGATTGAGTTATTATTTCATAATCTCTTGAAAAACTTTTATACAGTCTTCTCCTTGTTTCATCCATCAAGGCAATAGTTGGAACAAGAATCACAACATTCTGAGGTTGTTTCAACTTGATGTATGCGTCAATAATGAAACTTTTGCCAAAACTTGTTGGTGCACTTACAGCAACACTTTCACCAGCCAGCAACCTCTTCAATACCAAAGATTGTTCCCTATGCAAAATTACTGATTTTTCAAAACCAACATCTGCTCTAAACATTTCGCAAGCAAGAGAATCCATCCAGTCAGCTTGTTTCTCATCAAAATATGGGAACAATCCAACTTCGCGAATCAAATGATTCACCAAAGAGTTATACGGAATATCCTTCTCCTGAAGGAAATCAAGCATTTTAATCAATTCATTTCGAGCATCTTTTTCATTACCGCTATTCAGCAATGAATTGATTTCTCTACATTTTTCAAACACATCAGAACGAATTTCAGACACAATTAACCCCTTAAAAATTCAGCATGTTTTCGAAAATCTTCTAAAATTTTTTCTTTCTTTGGCACGGGAAACAGGACAAGATGAAATTTTATTTCCGAATATTTGGACACGTCTTTACACTTGTTTATTTGTTTCTTAAAATATGAATTTGCGCGATCTTTTTGAAAAGCAATCACATTATCAACATACTCTGGCGACCATTCATTTTGCGTTTCAGTCAAAGGGCATTCATATAGCAACATAATAGGAATGTGCAATATCGGTTTAATTTTATCAATTGAAATATCATCGTCCAGCAGTGATTTAATTTTTGTTCTTAAAGACTCATTCATTTCTATCAAATCTAAATCCCGAACATCCGTAATTATACTATTTTCTTTTTTTATATTCGCCGTCTCACATATATCATGAACTGACTCTACAATTTTATACAATCGAGCATCTTCTATATTATTATAAAATTTTGCCTCTCCATGCCATAGTGAAAAAGAATCTTCTGATTCTATGACAACATGTACACTATCAGCCCCTTTAGCAGGGTCCTGTGAATTTTGTTTGTAATATATTTTAGGCACGGCGGAAATTGCTCCGTAATAGTCTTTCATAACTCCATATAAAAGAGCTTCAGCAATTTCGCCCCCTTTTTCTTCCCCTGCGTTTTCTACCAATTTTAATTTTTGGGAAGCCTTTTTTAACAAACTCATTGGGTTGCCATATAAAGCCTGCCGTTCCCTTAGTGATAAAGCCGTTTCTTGCAAATTATCCCAAATATAATTTTGGAATTTTTCATAACGCCATTTGCCGTCTTCAAAATCATTTACTAAGCCCAAAACAGATTTGTTATCAATAGGAGATAACGATGCGACAGTACATATAGTAGAAAAGGGGACCTTGTTAATTATTATTTCAAATGGAACAGACATATTACGCCCCCATTTTAGAGAGGAGAAGGGTTTGCGTTTGGGTTAATATTTTTATTTCTTTAAAGCAACACACAAATTTCTGCATTATTGCAGAAAATGCTTGTTTTACAGAATTATCATCAACAATCAAAATCGGTTGTGCCGAAATAACATCTTGACTGAGATTTTCTTGTGCTCCGCCTGTCGCGAGCCGCTTTATTTCTTCCTGGTTAACCAAAAAATGGAAATACAAAAAAGCAGCATCAACTTCACTTTTGCAAATCATGTTACAACAAGCTTGATTTGTTGTCGTTTCGCATTGCAAATAGCCGACTTGTGCAGCAGTTGCCCCATACATAGCCATAACGACGGAACCTGTGGGAATCAGCTTTGCAGAGCTATTCTTTAAGCCGGCTTCGCTGATGTATTCTTCCGTTTCAAAAATGACATTATTTTGGACTTCACCAGTTTTCAACCATGGATAATCTTTGGAATTCCAATAATCATTATTTGTTCGGCTAGGTGTTCCGCCTGATGTCATTTTAGCACAAAACTCGCCAACGGTTCCCATCCTCCAGCCTTCGGGCAGGTTGTTTGGGTCGATGTTGTCGACGAAGGTGTGGCGGTAGAGGGTTTGGGCGGTTTGTTCGAGGGTGGAGATGAGTTTCTTGTTGGTTTCAATGCGGGTGGCGAGGGTGTTGTATTCGGCGACGGTTTCACGCTGTTTTTCAATTGCGGGGACGGGGACCTGGACTTCGCACATTTCTTCCCAGTCAAAGACCTCGCGGGCGCTGCCGTGAGAATGGAAGCGGGCGTAGCGGTCAAATTCCGGGCGACGGAACCACATCATCAGATATTCGGGATCCAGGGCGTTCGTATCAACGACTTCAAAAACGGTATAGGCCTGCGAAATGATGGCGTCGTCATATCCGTCCAACAAGGCAACTGAAATTTTATCACCATTGCGAGACGTTACGGGACCATAAGCAAATTGCCCCTTGGTCACCACTTTATAGGCGGACAAATCTGTGCCGACAATATTGGCGATAGAGGGCATGAATTCTTTCGTGATGCTCACGCCAAGTAACCGCGTCACTTTCAAGTCCCTGTTCCGCACATCTACGGGCCGTATGTAGTCACCAAGCCGTTTCATCATCGAAACAGATCCTCCGCTTTAACAATACTTTGTATTAAAGACGCATATTTTCCATTCGCCACTCCAAAAGGCGCAATCATTGTCAAGTGCAGCGTCTTGTTAGTCTTCACATCATCCCTGAAAATGTCACGGCGTTCCTTCAACCACTCGGCATAGTCTTTCTTTATCTCGAAGGGTCTGTCACAATACTTTATTTCGCACAGGTCTATCACCTTGTCGCTCCGGTCTATAATCAAGTCTATCTGGGAACCTTTCTTGCCGTTTTTCTTTGACCACGAACAGACGTCGCTTTCGATTCCCGATATACCCAAAGCCGCTTTCACTTGAGCGACGTGGTGTATGCAAACTTGTTCGAACGCATACCCCTGCCACGCATTGCGTTTGCTGTCAGA
Proteins encoded in this window:
- a CDS encoding DEAD/DEAH box helicase, coding for MSEIRSDVFEKCREINSLLNSGNEKDARNELIKMLDFLQEKDIPYNSLVNHLIREVGLFPYFDEKQADWMDSLACEMFRADVGFEKSVILHREQSLVLKRLLAGESVAVSAPTSFGKSFIIDAYIKLKQPQNVVILVPTIALMDETRRRLYKSFSRDYEIITQSDSDIGEKNIFIFPPERALTFKNVIQDIDIFIIDEFYKASVQFDPDRAPSLIKCLLQFSNKANQRYFLAPNISCLEDNPFTQGMSFYYTDFNTVYLNSKNYYPQINVAPDQKAKFLFDILKENPGKTLVYAGTFTEIGKLKDSYLSSGINRNSSELLDSFSKWLSDNYQPIWYLSDLAKRGIGMHNGRLHRSLAQIQIKLFEERTNGLNDLISTSSIIEGVNTEAKNVIIWKNKIGSRNLNFFTYKNIMGRSGRMFKHFVGNVFLLDKTPEEESVQLSLKLPQDSIFDPALLDSSKFSAEEIEDATLIQREIESEIGQESFSSVKDDFYFSDVKKKSVKYIITDLKDKPTKWNGLGYLNSDNPSEWDFCLKNILYLMHSIGDRDAVEKVAAFIEILPWNWTKTIPEILDMLSEYDFSIDNFFELEKKVTYNFVQFFTLFNHLQKSILDSGVDISPFIAKMKTVFLPPVVLQMEEFGLPRMISRKIHNAGLINFEDKELTSKKVIEQFISIGKERICQINTLDSFDKYVVDFFYDGIAIK
- a CDS encoding restriction endonuclease subunit S, translated to MMKRLGDYIRPVDVRNRDLKVTRLLGVSITKEFMPSIANIVGTDLSAYKVVTKGQFAYGPVTSRNGDKISVALLDGYDDAIISQAYTVFEVVDTNALDPEYLMMWFRRPEFDRYARFHSHGSAREVFDWEEMCEVQVPVPAIEKQRETVAEYNTLATRIETNKKLISTLEQTAQTLYRHTFVDNIDPNNLPEGWRMGTVGEFCAKMTSGGTPSRTNNDYWNSKDYPWLKTGEVQNNVIFETEEYISEAGLKNSSAKLIPTGSVVMAMYGATAAQVGYLQCETTTNQACCNMICKSEVDAAFLYFHFLVNQEEIKRLATGGAQENLSQDVISAQPILIVDDNSVKQAFSAIMQKFVCCFKEIKILTQTQTLLLSKMGA
- a CDS encoding HamA C-terminal domain-containing protein, with amino-acid sequence MSVPFEIIINKVPFSTICTVASLSPIDNKSVLGLVNDFEDGKWRYEKFQNYIWDNLQETALSLRERQALYGNPMSLLKKASQKLKLVENAGEEKGGEIAEALLYGVMKDYYGAISAVPKIYYKQNSQDPAKGADSVHVVIESEDSFSLWHGEAKFYNNIEDARLYKIVESVHDICETANIKKENSIITDVRDLDLIEMNESLRTKIKSLLDDDISIDKIKPILHIPIMLLYECPLTETQNEWSPEYVDNVIAFQKDRANSYFKKQINKCKDVSKYSEIKFHLVLFPVPKKEKILEDFRKHAEFLRG